In the genome of Triticum urartu cultivar G1812 chromosome 5, Tu2.1, whole genome shotgun sequence, one region contains:
- the LOC125507324 gene encoding cold shock protein CS66-like, whose amino-acid sequence MEYQGQTGHATDKVEEYGQPVADHGGATGGPTGTHGAAAAAGAGQLQPTRDDHKTDGVLHRSGSSSSSSSEDDGAGGRRKKGMKEKIKEKLPGRAHKDATGQQHTPAAGEYAGTGTGTHGAEATGEKKGVMEKIKEKLPGGQHCSRDLVMSLPVAITSGSHALRECPKTYVAPQTTPRGMQPHLLLSPALFIGRRIAAPLYMHAHVLPPARTPTTIINRPSGQLCTYLHRSSQQFNTLTQPHVSPLDRSHFVVRTTSDDMEYQGQHGHATDKVEEYGQPVAGHGGATGGPTGTHGAAGAGGAQLQATRDEHKTDGVLRRSGSSSSSSSSEDDGVGGRRKKGMKEKIKEKLPGGAHKDATAGQQHTAVAGEYAGTHGTEATGEKKGVMDKIKEKLPGGQH is encoded by the exons ATGGAGTACCAGGGGCAGACCGGCCACGCCACCGACAAGGTGGAGGAGTACGGCCAGCCCGTGGCCGACCACGGCGGCGCCACCGGCGGGCCCACGGGGACgcacggcgccgccgccgccgcgggtgCCGGGCAGCTCCAGCCGACCAGGGACGACCACAAGACCGACGGCGTCCTGCACCGCTCCGGCAGCTCCAGCTCCAGCTCG TCTGAGGACGACGGCGctggcgggaggaggaagaaagggatgaaggagaagatcaaggagaagcTCCCCGGCAGAGCCCACAAGGACGCCACCGGGCAGCAGCACACGCCGGCGGCCGGCGAGTACGCCGGCACCGGCACCGGCACGCACGGCGCGGAGGCCACCGGCGAGAAGAAGGGTGTCAtggagaagatcaaggagaagcTTCCCGGCGGACAGCACT GTTCACGGGATCTTGTGATGTCATTGCCCGTGGCGATCACG TCAGGTAGTCATGCCCTTCGAGAATGTCCGAAGACGTACGTGGCGCCGCAGACGACTCCGCGTGGCATGCAGCCGCACCTTTTACTCTCGCCGGCTTTGTTTATTGGCCGAAGGATAGCCGCTCCACTATACATGCACGCACACGTCCTTCCACCTGCTCGAACACCTACGACCATTATAAACAGACCATCCGGACAGCTTTGCACTTATCTCCATCGCAGTTCGCAACAGTTCAACACACTTACACAACCACACGTATCACCTCTAGATCGATCACATTTCGTAGTCCGTACCACGTCCGACGATATGGAGTACCAGGGGCAGCACGGCCACGCCACCGACAAGGTGGAGGAGTACGGCCAGCCCGTGGCCGGGCACGGCGGCGCCACCGGCGGCCCCACGGGGACGCACGGCGCTGCCGGAGCCGGAGGCGCGCAGCTCCAGGCGACGCGGGACGAGCACAAGACCGACGGCGTTCTGCGCCGCTCCGGCAGCTCCAGCTCCAGCAGCTCG TCTGAGGACGACGGCGTgggcgggaggaggaagaaggggatgaaggagaagatcaaggagaagcTCCCCGGCGGAGCCCACAAGGACGCCACCGCCGGGCAGCAGCACACGGCGGTGGCGGGCGAGTACGCGGGCACGCACGGCACCGAGGCCACCGGCGAGAAGAAGGGCGTCATGGACAAGATCAAGGAGAAGCTTCCCGGCGGACAACACTGA
- the LOC125510476 gene encoding eukaryotic translation initiation factor 5B — protein MTAGLLLGDAAAAPRARIAVCRPRLHLCGWAPRPHHGCRLSRGRGRAPARFAASASGGGRGGWDEPSEEEVRREREAETARRLKEAEEMDELERTAEELQSRAAPDDESEEEKRERVRRELQKVAKEQAERRATGKQMFDLGQRAYGKGMYGRSIEFLEAALTIIRPSSLLGGEIQIWLAMAYDANRRHKESIALYKELENTHPMISIRRQAAEFRYIAEAPKLKISNDEVVTIPQIGSSWDWYAGTWSDKIQEQEDKKRKMVAAASQPEPSTNVFGNLFLLRPPSEWKKSAWAIVTLWAVLIGTAFYLQR, from the exons ATGACCGCCGGTCTCCTCCTCGGCGACGCCGCCGCGGCCCCGCGCGCCCGCATCGCCGTCTGCCGGCCGCGCCTGCACCTCTGCGGCTGGGCCCCGAGGCCCCACCACGGCTGCCGCCTCTCCCGCGGCCGGGGGCGCGCGCCGGCCAGGTTCGCCGCGTCCGCGTCGGGCGGCGGGCGGGGCGGATGGGACGAGCCCTCGGAGGAGGAGGTACGACGGGAGAGGGAGGCGGAGACGGCGCGGCGGCTGAAGGAGGCGGAGGAGATGGACGAGCTGGAGCGCACCGCCGAGGAGCTGCAGAGCCGGGCCGCCCCCGACGACGAGTCCGAGGAGGAGAAGCGCGAGCGCGTCCGCCGCGAGCTTCAGAAG GTGGCCAAGGAGCAGGCCGAGAGGAGGGCGACGGGGAAACAGATGTTCGATCTGGGGCAAAGGGCGTATGGGAAAGGGATGTATGGCCGCTCCATCGAGTTCTTGGAGGCCGCACTCACCATCATACGTCCCTCCTCGCTCCTCGGCGGTGAG ATTCAAATTTGGCTTGCAATGGCATACGATGCCAATAGGCGGCACAAGGAATCCATAGCATTGTACAAAGAATTGGAGAATACACATCCAATGATTAGCATCAGGAGACAAGCAGCTGAATTCCGGTACATTGCTGAGGCGCCCAAGTTGAAGATCTCCAACGATGAGGTGGTCACGATACCGCAAATTGGATCTAGCTGGGACTG GTACGCTGGGACATGGAGTGACAAGATCCAAGAGCAAGAGGACAAGAAAAGAAAGATGGTGGCCGCCGCGAGCCAACCGGAGCCGTCGACGAACGTCTTCGGCAACCTGTTCCTCCTGCGGCCGCCGAGCGAGTGGAAGAAGAGCGCCTGGGCGATCGTCACCCTGTGGGCCGTGCTGATCGGGACAGCGTTCTATCTGCAGAGATGA